The genome window GTTGTGATATTGGTGAAATAATTGGTGAGTAGCGGTTGATTGGTGGTTATTAGCAAGAAAAATGGTGCATTTTCTGCGTAGAAGAATTTGATGTGCGCCTTATTGGTGCAACACTAATAtcttaagaacaaaaatatattaaggtgTGAGATTATATTGTGGTGAGTGTAAGTAGCTAGGAATTGTTTTTGGTATTGAACCagggtaaaaaagaaagaaaaaagggcaAGAAAACCTATTGCTAAAGTTGGCAGACCATTTAGGCTATGACCGAAAGGCGTGGTGAAGAGGATGCATTGTTCGGGCATAACCAAAACGACGTGgaggtatttgttttttttttttttatcatcactaatcacttaaaaaatcataatttttaaacaaaccatgataaagtaaaaaaaatgtatgtatTTATTGAAATGATATATTCTAAGGAACATAttctattcaaataaataaatccaatgtttaaaaataatttcattatattatcatgtatttatttttgtctagTTAATCAGACTTTAtgaaacttgaaattaaaattaaaacaagaatctaaaataatagATTCTATCCAAACCCAACAGATTAAAtttctctttagttttttttttcaaattggttCTCCCGTATCTATTTAGGTTTTATTCCTAattctttaaatgtttttgtacaaaaaaaaaatttaaaattatgatgaaattataagaaatttattcaatttcttggCCATGTTGGATCTAAAATATTGgccaatcaataaatttttaaatttcaattaaaccaacatatttaatttcttgaccAAAGTAGAatgttttatctaaaataatatcatatcaataaatctttaaattttaattaggcCAATATCAAAAGTAGCCCATTAAATTTAATACCCATATATTTCATAAATCTAATCATAGTTAAACTCAGAGCCTAATCTTTTTAGTTAACTTAATTACTTGTTGATTTGAAACATTGTTAAgggcaattttgttttttaatcatgaaaagTTAATTTAGACAAATTTGGGTGATTCGAGTGAaactcaatcaatttttttattatttatttaaaacaatattattttttaaaattttatccaatataattttattttaaaaaataataaatatcggTTAATCCATGGTCCTATAAGTTACTCGGCCTAACTACGGGTCTGTTTAAGATTGTGGTAGCAGTTgcaattcaaaatgtttttcgcttagaaatacattaaaataatattaatttttttattttttaaaaaattatttttaatattaatacatcaaaataatctaaaaatataaaaaaaattatttttaatatcaatacattaaaaattaaaaaaaaacaaaaaaaaaaacagttccaCACAAGCCAACGACCTATGACATGGACATGGTTATGAGCCGACTGGATCTTTATAATTAGGAGTCCATCAATATCGTACGCCTAGGCCTAGCCACTCCACCTAATTAAGAAACTAAGAACTATTCCAATCTTATGTCATATAATGGGGGACACCATCCGTCCGTCGCCATCAAGTTCAACAACATTGCAATTGCAGACCTCCTGCCTAGTGAAGATAGAAACGAATTCGGAAACGACCGAACAGTCTCAAGATTCACATGAATCGAAGATAGGTGTGTCTAATCTAATGGCATGGCTTTGTTTGTTTATGATACTGTCAACATGTCAGACAGCATGGGCTTTAGACACTCGTTCTGAATCGAAGCTGGGTTACCTCACTCGAGAGCTGCTTGAATCAGCAAGGGAACCAGAGTTCTTTGGGTGGTTAAAACGGATTAGAAGGAGAATCCACGAGGACCCAGAGCTGGCTTTTGAAGAATACAACACGAGTCAACTCATAAGATCGGAACTTGACTCGCTTGGGATCGAATACAAGTGGCCTTTTGCAAAGACTGGGGTGGTGGGTTCGATTGGGTCAGGGTTGCAGCCGTGGTTCGGTCTTAGAGCAGACATGGATGCCCTCCCAATTCAGGTTTGTCTTGTTCgactcttttctttccttttccaaaaACACCGTCACCTATACAGATGTCACGCGTTCAAACGCCATGGGATTTTCAGTTTAGtccataaatttaaaactaagcAATTTCACCCTTAAAATAGCAAAAGGCACTTATGTCGAGTTTTTCAATCTTCCCCAGTTCAAGAAACCATGTTGCAGTCCTGGTTATGCTTAGCTGCTGCAAGAAGGCACCAGTTGGTCATTGTTGTTTAGTTAAACCACAAAAACGGGGAATGCTATTCAATCTCCAGAAAACGTTAATCACACAATAGTCTTAATCGGGTGCAATATGAAAAGATAATGACGGAGCTAGGATTATTTGTTAGCCAAAAACTAATTTAcagtgcatattttttttaatctaacatgagttgtaaaataaaaaaatagcatgatttagttttattcaaagaacttattataaataaatatataataatttttgtataagGTAAAAAGTTTAGAGCAATACCAAATTAAGTTAaagttatgaaattaatttcatttttataatgtatctactactttaattttattggtcTTCATACcgatcaaatataaatatacaaattatataagaaacattaattaaaacaaagcattatttatatttaataaattttgaaatgaaataaacaataataaaaaaaaatttttatatttttattttaattgtgctcgtcgttatttaatgaaatagaaataatcaattaccataTTAGTTGTAAATCTtttagcaatttcttttttctatataaacaatcatataatttgcaagaaaaacaTCCTTCATCCGattacaaaattttgttttaacaatcttcattaTTGAAAAAACTCGTTCAATAGTTGTTGAAATAAGAATTGTCAAAATAAGCCATATCAACCTGTCAGTAAGtggataaattgttgatttttaagtTTCAAAGATTCCTTGGTATAAATAAGTAATCGATGACACATTCTTTAACTTTGGATGATTGGGTGCATCAAGCTCATAATGTTGCAGTTGAAatctcaaatgaattttttcttggttagaAAAATCTTCAGCATATAACATGTCAACAAGCAAGCATATATCTTCATCACTGAATAATTTGTAGGTATTTTTAGGATCCAAAGTTTTGCTCAACATAAGAAGCTTGATCCCATGTTCATTGAATCTATAGTTTAGCTTTTGCAGTTGTTGATCAATGATagctataaatatataaaatcgaTGATGCTTAACTgttactaaatttttttgatggcAAGATCATCCTACATTAGAAAAACAAGCATCGATATTAAGAATTCAAATGTCTTCATTCTTACATAATTATGTCactttttctaaactaaattctcaatcgtCATCTCTTAACTTATAAATCAAAGTCTTTGTGGTAGTCACAAAATGCATAGCATTTAAAATGTCTTGAGAATTTTATTGCAAAGCTTGGTAAAGCACATCAATAATTCCTATAACATTCTTCATTATATGTAAGAtgaatgcaaaatcaaatgacattatCAACTTAAATGCAAAAGTTGTATCACTACATTGAGAATAAGTAGATCTATCTGAAGTAATGTTCAAACtgcaaattgatttgaagtGCAAACTCCATCTATTATCGCTAGGTTGTTGCAAACCATTTACTTGATTATCTCTTTTGCCTATTTCAATCTAATCAATATCAACTAAATGTTCAATTGTAGTTGCTTAAAAGCCCGTAATCCATCATGACACTATAAAGAAGCACTAACAGTGTtgacaataaaaatcaatttctgaaagaaaatgttaacATTACATACTTCTTTAGTTGCAACAATAAGAGTCAATTATAATTGACGAGCTAAGCAATGTAAATAATATGCATAAAGAcaatcattaatgaaaaaaGCTTGCAAACCATTCCACTCTCCACATATATTATTAGCATCATCATACCTTTGACCTCTAATATTTTGAACATTAagtatgatgaaataaaataaaataaaattttttccttaaaagtTGAAGCAATTGTATTTTTGACAtgaattatatcaaaaaatcattctCGAATAAATCCACTTCTATCAACAAACCTAGTAACAAGAGCTATTTGTTTGCTTTTAGATTTATCTCGAGCTtcatcaacaattaaaaaaaacttatatcaCCGATCTTATGATGAATTGAAAATTGAACATTTCTAACAAAgacatgtaaaatttatttttgaatttgatgtgaGGTTTATTAAGCATTTTGTGGAGCATTACTCAAAACAAGAGCATCTACTTGTTCATTGTATGATgctaaaagttttattatttcaagaaaaattaccCTGGTGTTTTTATTCTAGCTATTCATTATGTTCTCCAAAATCACATACTTGAAATTTAAACCaacaaacaatatttaatatGGAATcgattatttagaattttttgagaaatttgcATTTCAACTTCATTCTCAATATGACATGactattttttcaaagtttccAAGCATCTGATAACAAATCTATGAGCTgagaatttagaattttttctcATATGAGTCAAAAAATTACATCGTTCTCCATCATTAACTTTCTTCcaataattaaatcctttaatagTGAATGTGTCTGATCTTGACTTTCCAGATGACTTACTTGGAAATAGATAACAAGAGAAATaaaatgcaatatttttctCTGAATATTCAAGCTATAGAAAACTTTTGAACCAATGAGACTAAAATTGACGATGTTGTTTTTTACCAGTCAACACATATTTAGATATCAAAGGTTGatataacttcaaattaatgtattttctttgaatttcatcttgttgattaacTGAGTATTTCTAAATTTAAGGATGATTTCttggtttttgaattaaatgagCAATGTCAATTCTAGTAGAAagcaactcattaatcaatacAGGTTCTTTACAAATTAAAGTACGTTGGGGCTGCTCAACCATAACTTCAACATTACACACTGGAGTTGGTTAATTAGGCTatgagttatcaatattttttctcttttcctaaaaaaatagaataaattcttcttatcttattcttttcatactaaaatcaaaacattaggaatttttaatatttcttgttgtaaaaataaatacaaatgacATCTACCGAAGCAATAACCAAaactacaaatatatttttatatgtaaaccaaacctataaaatatatttaatgtatTAGTGAAAAAAATTTGACCTAGCactcgaagaaaaaaaaaccccacaaaACTAACATATAAAAGCAAAgttgacatattaaaaaaaaaaaaaatagaattattagttttttttttaaaaaaaaaacttacattgaatacataaaacaaaaaataaaacataaaaaatccaaacaaactaataaaatatatctaattaattagaaaaattcatCTTTAACTAgaatttggaaggaaaaaatgGCAAAACTAgcaaatttagaagaaaaattaaagcagAACTAAGGAAAAACACACTAAATTATTGACAAAcatcccaaaacaaaaaaaaaaaaagattttaagttTGGGTTACTAGTCAACTTGTTTTGATTGAAGATAAATTAGTTTACGCGGCTCTGCCTCGGCATTTGGTATTattgtatctatttttttaccctttgtGTTCGGCTCCACAGAGCGAGGGGAGGCAAAGACAATTGAATTGGGAAAAGTCGTCTCTCTTTATTCTTTCCACATACAACTATGCATAAAGTAAAGGAAAGGTCCATCTGTGTCTGTATATTCTTTCTTCGTGCAACTAAGcataaagtaaaagaaattaaaggaatGGACCATTATTGTCCCACACATTTAACtactatgaaataaaaaaaatttaaaatgttttgcagAGGCCGGGGTCGCtgcccaccccccccccccccccccccaattctGCCTCTAATTCTGTTTATGGAAGAATATGGAAGGATAAAAGGacttgaaagaaacaaaattgcATGGTTTCATGGTGGATGCTCCCCCACCCATATAAATGCAACCTCCATATATTTATCATGTTAGGTCCCATTTTATTTGAACGGCGGAGCAATACACCGGCAGTATCTAATAATTTCTATGTTTTCATTGCATGATAAAAAATTGCTGTACGGTTATCATTTCCCCCACAAAAGTTTCCCTTAATAGGCCAGTAACTAACACTAATTGTTGGTTTGAGACCTTTCCAAACCTTAAGAGACAGTGTTAACTAATCTATTTCAGCCTTATCATTTGGAAGGAAATGGTAGAGTGGGAGCATAAAAGCAAGAATAATGGCAAAATGCATGCATGTGGCCATGATGCTCATGTAACAATGCTACTTGGAGCTGCTAAGTTGCTTGAACGCATGAAGGATGAACTAAAGGTATATGCAGTCACAAACATTCAGGATTCTCATCCACTCtttattttactgattttttatGCTTCTGAAATCTTTTCACAAGGGAACTGTTAAGCTTGTCTTCCAGCCTGGAGAAGAAAGTTATGGCGGTGCTTACCATATGCTAAAAGAAGGCGCTCTTGACAATTTTCAAGGCATTTTTGGACTGCATGTTGCACCAGAAATCCCTGTTGGCACAGTTGATTCAAGACCCGGTCCAATGCTTGCTGCTTCGGGAAGGTTTATAGCTACAATTAAAGGGAAAGGTGGACATGCTGCTCGTCCCCAGGATACAAGAGATCCCGTTGTAGCTGCTTCTTTTGCCATTCTTGCTCTGCAACAGATAGTTTCTCGAGAAACAGACCCTCTTGATGCCAGGGTaacattttaacttttttccCCATTCTTAGGTGATTCCAAAATATGTGAATATTGATGTGCAATTGATCTGGGGAACAAGCAATATGGTCCTTGATGTTGTGATATGATCTACTGAAACTTTTTCAGTAAAGGATAGTTATACCTCATGTCAAAGGTTTTTCCATTTCCATCGCTGTATAGGTGGTCTCGGTCGGTTTCGTTGAGGCTGGCCAAGCTGGGAATGTAATCCCAGAGACGGTGAGATTCGGAGGCTCAATTCGGAGCATGACTACTGAAGGTCTAGTCTCCCTTCAGCAAAGGGTTATGCAGGTAACCATGTTTCAATGATTCAAGGAACAAATAATCTAATTAACAAAAAGACTTAGTAAATGCGCATCCACTCAAAGAGTGTAGACAATATtagaaattttcttttaagcaAGGGTTAAGACTTCTTAATTTCTTAGTAGCCTACTTATTTAATTTGAGATGAACATTAATGAAAACATTACGTCGCTAACAGATTGTAGAGATGCAAGCAGCTGTTCACCAGTGTACTGCTTCTTTAGatttcatggaagaaaaaatGAGGCCTTACCCATCCACTGTAAATGATGAAGCCATGTACAAACATGCCAAACAAGTAGGGGAAGCTTTGCTCGGAGAATCTAACGTGCTTCTTGCCCCAATGACTATGGGAGCAGAGGATTTCAGCTTTTATTCACAGAAGATGAAAGCTGCATTTTTCTTCATTGGAACAAAGAATGAAACAGTGAAATCAGTGAAGAGATTGCATTCCCCGTACTTTGTTATAGATGAGGAGGTCCTTTCTATTGGAGCAGCTTTCCATGCTGCAGTTGCCATTTCTTACTTGGATGGCCATGCTATTGACACACAGTAGGAACCTGTTTATGCTCacttgttatttcttttatgaaaaacgTCGTTAAAATAAACGGTAAGGAAACATCAATTTAGTGCCGTTTTGTCATTATGgaaagtgtatatatattttgatgtctCGAATGTATTCGATACTGTGCAAGATAAgtgaattttcaaattttaattgtaATGAAAATGATGTGAACCCATGTATATTCATGATCTCGCAATCCTGGATTAAGATTGACACAttaatcttgaaaaattaaaacaagttcgttagaaaatatgatatatatattacctctaacactattaaaataaattttcaccCAATGATTAGTGAATCTTgaactaaaaatataagataaaagcTACAAAgataattgttgttgttttttgatATCTCAAAttcagttctttaaagaacaaaaaatatgagTATCCCCGCATGCAGCAATATGCGgcaaaaatcattaattaccaaaaaaaaaaatcaggctcATAGGCTTTTTAAAAACAAGCTCACGAGCCTAGAAatatgtgtttaaatttttttaaaagaagaagaaatagaacACACAACGTCTGTAGTGGTAGACGATGCGTCATGACCCTTTTTAAAATCTGGCCATAACATAAGTGGTTAAAAAATCGAGGTTTTTTTATACctacaaatctattttttaatctattttcatctaaaaacatctaataaaaactcttaaaacctcataaaatcaatttatcaatcTAAAACACtcaaaaaccaattcaaaaatacaaaatcaaattggaaaaaaattctctctcaatctcgatctttttttttccagacaaGATGAAggattaaaaagattttaatgggACTTCCATCGTCAAATGGGACtcataaacattaaaatcatcattttttttgttgaaatttagcTAACCAACAATGTTATCTCTCcttcataatttttatggtgactctctctcctctctcaaattcAAGGACTTCaatgtatataaaataaagttttggactaaaacatataaatgttaaattaaagagACCAGAAAGGGAATTTGAAAAAATCTTATGGccaaatctcttaaaaaaatataacacatattttttttttaaaagaacttgCCATTTTACTTCCTCAATTTTGGTTTCGAATTCTCAATCTCTTACAAACAATAACGTCTATTTTTTTCCAGTCATACAAAATGTTATTACACAATTACTTGTGAtagaaattaatcaaaacataatGATTCTAGgtactcaaataaaaatattaaaatttaagaactaTAAGTTCAGAATAATCCAAAATTTAGGATAGTTTtatctttttggttttgttttttttttttccttgttctttCAACTTAATTGGTATACAAGATTAATGATATGAACCACATGATCACGTAGTCACATAATCTACACGTAAGAGAGAAAAATCTTGGAATGCTAAATAATTAGATTTGATAGGAGTGACATAAAAATTACCTGAATCAAAACATCAACACTATAAAATAAACTTCTACCCAATGAATATCAATTTgtgaatgaaaaatataagaaaaaaagtcacaatgtcagttataccttgataaattaaatttgttccTTATCCCTACATAAGAAAAATGTTGCATcacacaaaacacaaatttattcaaaacatcatGACTAAAAGCTCCATCTTTTTCTACCACTCCAAATATGTTTAGGAtcatttttccattaaaacaaaagaattttCATCTTAGTACTACCCAAACTTCTATCTATCTTATCATGGTACCTAAAATTACCCAAATCATCTCCTTGGAAGAACTATCTCTCTCATAGCTCCTCCATACCTATGGTTTCTAGGCTTCCCAAATTGATCTCCATAGCTTAAAAGCACACTATCATAATTCCCATCACTCAtcccaaaaaaattatcatcatcatctgaaTTAACACACCTTTCACGTCTCCTAACAATATTTCCACTATGACCAGCCTTGTTTCTCAAACCATCAATTTTAGCATCACATCTCTTCCTTCTCTCAATCTTATACTCAAAATTCCATATTACTATGTtcaaccttttcattttttgttggtGTTATCCTACATCTTCAAATCTGCAAGATACTttagtgataaaaaaagaattatttcctCACTCACTCCCTTACGTGCTTACACTCATCTTGTGTTTCACTCAATAGggtttttcactttaaaattcAATACAACCAAATAGAACAACATAGTAGTGCAATCCAAATATGTGTAACGACTTAGgaagaaatatatgaaaataagtaAATACAAAACTACAATTACAATTTCAAAAGTAGCGATCGAATTCGTACGAGATATGGATATTTTTtaggacatgaaaaaaaattcaaaagaaaatattatgaaaatgacTTGATTGATACCCAAGTATCTCGAATAACACTTTAGTATACTATTCAAATCGATTACAATAGTAGTAAAGTAAGTTTCAATAGTTGACGCAAACCAGGCAGTGTTCAAATTAAATGAcctcaaatttgatatatagtATGATTAGAGTCCAAATAACTAGAATATCAATTGTCAAGTAATTTCGATGTGGTTCAATttcatcttgttttatttttttcagtagAATTTATAACGTCTTTGTTTGAACgacttttttttcaacattttatgtTACTGATATATGCAATGACaataatgaaacaaaataactttttttttgtaagagtaGTTGTTGCCGTAATTCCAGAGCAATCAATGAAGATTGGAAATATTGAGTTTCAACACGcgaaataagaaaaacaaaaaatatagaagaataTAACCTAATAAATAAAGCGAAGCTAAAGTAGATCCTGTGATCACGTGGTTACACAACTAAACATACAATTGGCAACATGGGatagtaaaagaagaaaaagaaaaaaaaccaagtacaTGCTTggacaatgttttttattttgcagcTCCTTCCAATCTTGAgcataacttaattatttttctaggagGCAATCACCTATTTAAATTTGGATATTATTGAGACTCAGTGATTCCATAATATTACAGTACTACTGTAAAGAGATGAAGTTGACAATTCCTCAAGAACAACCAACAATTATTGTCTAGATGTCAATATACTTGAAAATGTTTATGGGTGGATGTTGATGGAATAAAGCAATGTGACtgacaaaatttgaaataaattgcCAAAACTAACTATAAGCAAAGATAATGTAGAGAAACATACCTTACTGAAGAACATACaagagaccaaaaaaaaaagacaatattattaatttttttttttttgtttttttgaagtcAAGGAGAATAGAGAGCAGACCTGCTTGGCTTCGCAACTCCAAGAAATCCTCCTTGCAATGAGAGGAAATATTAAACACACGTT of Populus trichocarpa isolate Nisqually-1 chromosome 16, P.trichocarpa_v4.1, whole genome shotgun sequence contains these proteins:
- the LOC7469968 gene encoding IAA-amino acid hydrolase ILR1-like 3, producing the protein MGDTIRPSPSSSTTLQLQTSCLVKIETNSETTEQSQDSHESKIGVSNLMAWLCLFMILSTCQTAWALDTRSESKLGYLTRELLESAREPEFFGWLKRIRRRIHEDPELAFEEYNTSQLIRSELDSLGIEYKWPFAKTGVVGSIGSGLQPWFGLRADMDALPIQEMVEWEHKSKNNGKMHACGHDAHVTMLLGAAKLLERMKDELKGTVKLVFQPGEESYGGAYHMLKEGALDNFQGIFGLHVAPEIPVGTVDSRPGPMLAASGRFIATIKGKGGHAARPQDTRDPVVAASFAILALQQIVSRETDPLDARVVSVGFVEAGQAGNVIPETVRFGGSIRSMTTEGLVSLQQRVMQIVEMQAAVHQCTASLDFMEEKMRPYPSTVNDEAMYKHAKQVGEALLGESNVLLAPMTMGAEDFSFYSQKMKAAFFFIGTKNETVKSVKRLHSPYFVIDEEVLSIGAAFHAAVAISYLDGHAIDTQ